GGTCTATACTCTGAATATGAAGGAAAAGGAATATTGATATTAAGAAGTCAATGACTGGCTAGGGACTGGCAATTGAAAATCAACCCATTGGCCATCTAATATTAATAGtaaaacaacattaatttaTCTAGGCTTCTGGCaaccaaatattttctttaCCACTGGAGGTTCAGGATACCACAGTCAACTTAAGTGCAAGTCACAAAGCTTTGAGGGTTATAGACAATGAAAACTTTATTCAGTATAAAATAGTTTTACAAGGTAGTCATGTGAGGTTTAAAGTCTTTTTCACACAGTTATTTTCCTTCCATCTAAGTTTGTCTTATTTACAAAAGCTTGCGTAGGTGGTGGAACACGTTTTCTCATATTTTCACATGATCCAAGAGGTCGCAGGTTCAGTACTACAGTGATGCCAGGAAAATGGCATGTGACCAATTCAAAAATGAAGAGAAGTATTCTGGCCATGCTTTAAAATAGTGGCCTCAAGGGAAGTGCAGTCAAGGGGAACTGAGCATCACAGGAATAACAGCAGAAAGACTCATGAAACAATATTGATCAGAAGATTCAAGATCAATAGAAGCCCTGAAACATAACTATATTCTATACTATTCTAAACTATatataagggcgtctgccaagaaataataataataataataataataataataataatagatttcTTAACTATAACTATATTTCTggctgctaataaatacataatatattgaTTCTACTTGAAAGTCTGCCTAACTCCAAAATACAGAGTAGTCACATATTgcttattattaatacaagtacAGGTCAGTGAAAAACTCTCCAGAGTATTCAATACTTTAGAAGGTAATTAGTGTGTTCCTAACTCTGCAGCACTCTGAATTCACATCACAGCTGAAATACAGAAGGAGGGATTTTCAAAGTTTAGCTAGAAGTTTTGAAAATACAATGACGACAAGCAtatcatatataatataataatataatataaaattctataatatagaaatataatTGGACAACACTGAGAGAAGTaaatgagaaaagaaaacatgcagACATCATACAAACTCAAATGATAACCATGGCAATAAGAACACACAAAACGTGTAAAGATTTTCCCATCAAGCGCTTTTTAAAGGAATTTTCATACACAATTGCAACTGTTAAAATTACTAAAAACACTGTACTGTCATTCAGTTAGAAATGGGATTGATTATAGCAATGGCATTTGTAATTTATATAAGATTTCAAAATTTGATAAACATATGAACACTAATTGAAGGCCAATATTGATCTGACTATTACAACATAACCATACATATTACCTTGCATGTCACTGCAACTCTACAGCATAATTGTAAGTGACCAAATATAATTGTAATTGTCACGAAACAATTGACACACTCACAAGACAACGGCTGTAACTGTAATTCGAATTCGAATTGACCGCAGGTCTGTTAAGTGGTGGGCCAATGTTGGAGGTTTGTGGGCTTGTTTGATTATTATTGATGTACAAGTGAAGGACAAACAGAGCGCATTGTAGCCTAATGTTACTATGTATTGTAGTAACTGGAAGCTTTAGTGATGTATATAGCGTGAGCCATAGCTATTTGAGCAATTATCCCAATGAGCTTTATTATGCTCCTACTGAAATTCATCATGGGCCCAAATACCttaacacatacaaaaaacagaagtggaacaataaataatatatataaacaggagTTTTTACAACCTATATAAAAGACCAGATCACtttatttacacacaaacacacagtacatCCAAAGTCcttctaaaacaaataaaaaaacaacacattacaAATTATTACCACCTTGCTTAACACAGTTTGTGGTCTCTGACTCATTagcataatctttttttttctggaaactGAGTGTATTTTCAGACAAAATAAGTTTGGCCCATTTAGTCACTGCAGCTGCAGAAGTAGAAATATCTGTACAATACATGTGTAGGTGAAATCTGCATGAAATTCAATCCCATCCAATTTAGGATGACTGAGTTGTCCCATTGAATTCTGCTTCCCTTTAATTTATTTGCATCTAAATCATAGTCAGACCTCTTTTACAATGTTACACCTGTCAATAACTTCATaacttatttacatttacatacaagtttaaaataataaagtatattAATAACTTTAAATCTCCTTTGATAAAGCTATCCGCCACATGTTTACAATAACAAAACGACTAACACTAACTGAAATAACAGAAAACTGCTCCTTGGAGTGTGTACATGTTTAACAGAAGCTGTAGCACCATTGTGAAAAGGCATGGGGTTCCCAAACCCAGGACACAGTGTGATAGGACAGAGTTTTATTTGGTGCCCCCAAACTATAAGAACCTACAAATattgaaaatattataatatggATTTTTTATGAGTgtgtcataaaaataaatatattcattcatgttttttttccctactTTGCTTCTCATATTCTATTAATCCTCATTTGCAAATGAGCAAATTCAAATTCGAGGAATCTCCATGAAACGGTCCACCAGAGTAAAATGCCCCCCAAttctcaaaaacaaaaatcacataGTTACAACATAGTCTTAAAATATAGGCCTGATACATACAAATACGGAGCACAGtaaatagttttaaattaataagaCTGGATATGTTGTAACTTTATTGAAGCTAAACTCTCTTGGTATATAATCCACTTCAGactttagaaaaatatattaaccAGAACagtagcaacaacaacaaaaaaacagtacaaAACTATGAAACAGCTACCAAAAGTAATTATCCATGGAAAAATAATATAGTTGTATGTTAAAGTAAAGGAGACAATACTGAagtacaatatttatatatacctgGATTTCCCTAAGATCATTTCTTTCATCATCCAAGATCAAAAGCACCAAAAGTCACATCACAAAATCCTTTTTGAACCAGTGCACCCAAAagactgaataaaataaattcctCTCTGGCCACACTGGAAAAAGTTATTAAAGATCCTTATTGATGGCATGTCAAATACAACCAATGGTCGGAGAGGAGGAACATGAAGTGGATAGGTGTGGTGTTGTGATTGAGGTATAGCTGTATAGCTGTATATACTGCATCATTCCCTCATGCTGACAGGCAGACAAAGCCAGCTCTCTTTTCTACACTGGGAACCCTTCAGCACTTTTTCTGGGTTCTGGATGAGCCTTTCACGGAAATATATGGAAGACCCACGGGCCAATCATCCCTGGGCCAATACTTGATCTCTGGCAGGGCATAGGGGATCTCGTGGGTGGCATCAAAGTAAGCGATGACAGTACTGCCATGGGCTGTAGCCACGACAATGAGGATGTGCCTGGAGTGAAAGAAGACAGACAGAGGAcgaaagaaggagagagagagaggaaggggggaGTGGGTTAATACATACTTATTGCATCGAGCAAGATGCAACTCTAAGTgatcatctctctccctctcaccagATGCTGTGCAGGTAACAGAAGTTGATCCTTTTCCAGAAATTGCAAAGGAAGCGGTCACTCAGCCAACAGCCGATGGCCAGTACCCACCAGCCAACAGAGACCCAAGCCAGCCGCAGGACTTTAGGGTTAGTGCAGCTGGGGGAGAGAGGCAGAAatacagagagacagtgagagagagagacagaccagTGGTCAATCTTTGTAATCTGTAACCGTTGGCGCCACTCTGTCTAGAGACTGTCTAAACAAATGGTGCCCAACTGTAGTCCAGTTTCATAGGTAACCCTTTATCAACCATTTTTGACATTGGTTATCTATTGTGTCAATTACTTGTTCAAGTAAGGGAAACGAGATTTGTGGGGAATTAAATGAATTCAGGCATTGGTATTAAATGGTCTCTAAAGTATTGAATGCATCTAAACACCTGTTTAGACTCTCAAAACCCCAGCaactggtttgtgttccagctGTGGCTCTCGGTTAGCTAAACTGGCCCCATGAATGAGAAGGCTGTCTTAAATTTGTTTTCAGATCCTAAAACGTTGtgattttaaattatgtagAACCCAACCAAAACTTTGCCGTAAGTACAAACTTGAAATCGATCgcagttaaaatgtattgtaagaAGACACTTTCTATTAAATGTTGCAATAAAGAACAAGTTTGTCATCTGTGAATCATGGGTTTGGACGTGGCATAGGTTCAAATTCTTCATGGGCAGAGGAAACTTATCTTGATGTCAGTGTCCAAAAATCAAGTAATTAAGCCTGCCTTTTATAAAGCACCTGTAGATCTTGGATTAATCCCCATCCTACAGACCCCCTCCAAAATCACAGCCCTGGGCTTACCCCTTTAACTCAAGGCCCAGGCAGTACAGGATGTGAAGGGCAATGCAGTTGAGGGCATAGGCATTGACAGTGGGCTTGGCAAAGGATGAGAGGGTACTGAACACAGTGGTCAGAAACACCAGAATGGAGAACTCAGACCTGCAACCAGAGCACAAAACAGTGAGGAaccaaacacagagacactgcctCTGATTACTGTATACATATTGCTGTACATAGATGGGAATGCAGGAAGACGGATAGGTTAACAGGTCCAAACTATCTGTTCATTAGGGAATACAGTTAGGCTTTTGCTTATTAATCAAACAACAGATCAATTGCAAGCTGAGACTAGACTACAAAACTGAGTGTACAAGGTGCACAGACAGCTAATGATTATGATACTATGCACCTGGAACTTAAATCAAGTGACATTTATCAGTCAGTGCCTCCATCAAAGAGGGATTTGAACCTGTGATCTCTTAGGGTAACTGTACAACAGGTGGAGGTTTTGACAAAGTAGGTAATACATTAAAGTCCAAGCCACTTGTGCTTTCCTGCCAAAAACTATTACCATGGTTAGGAGTCATATAGCTGAGCTAGAGGAAAGGCAGACAACTCAGTGATACAGCAGAGAGGTGAAAGATAGGATCCATTTGATACCAAtctacaagaaaggggacaaaactgagccaggaaattacagaccaatcagtctcacctgcatcacttgtaaaatgttggaaaaaatgattaggcAGAAAATCAAGGAgaattttaatgaaaaccatattcttggagatagtcaacatgggtttagacgatgcagatcatgtcttattaatctattagattttttttaacatgcaactgcagctgtagatcacatgaaagcatatggtaTGATATACTTCgatttttcaaaaagcttttgataaggttccacaccaaagactgatcctcaaattggaagctgtaggcattcagggcaatgtaagtagatggattatgaactggttgatgtataggaaacggagggtgtcgattagaggagctgcttctaactggagtgaggttgttagtggagttccacagggattaatactagggcctttgctttttctaatcaatattaattatctggactctgggatagttagcaaacgttgcagatgatactaaaatatgtGACTCAGCAGATAGGTGGctcagcacaggttattcaaagggatttagataataatcagttgtgggccgacacctggcagatgaaattcaatgtggacaagtgcaaggtattacatgcaggtaagaaaaatgtccactataattatactatgggaggaatagaactagatgaagtaacgcatgagaaagactatgtggactcatcactttctccatccaaacaatgtggggaagcaataaaaaaggcaaacagaatgttaggatatattgtaaaaagtgtagaatttagaacaagggaagtaatgttaagactgtacaatgcactagttagacatCATCTGGAATATAGggatccacacttcaagaaagatatcgctgctctagaggcagttcagagaagagcaaccagacttattccaggtctgaagggaatgtcctactctgacagactgaaggaactgaaccttttcaccctggaacagaggagactacatgggaaCTTGactcaagttttcaaaatcatgaaaggcatcgaccacatcaaaccaggggagcttttccagatcagcagggacacatgcacccggggacacaaatggaaattgggcttcaatgcattcaagactgaaaacaggagacacttcttcacacagagagttgtcacaatctggaacaaactccccagcgatgtggttgaagctgaaaatttgggaacatttaaaataagactggataggatccttggatcactcaattattaaaggacaccaaacgagcacgatgggtcgaatggcctcctcttgtttgtaaactttcttatgtttcttatgtttcttatgataGGCTTTCTTCAAATGAAGATGCCTTAACCCTGAAAACGACACTTCCTGTGTTAATGTACTCTACAGGAACAGCAAGATGGAACCCAACTCCCAAGCTAGCAATGCGTTTGGGTATTGTTGGTTACAGAATGTTTTCCGATTGCTGCTGATCTGAGGGTATATCACTTTCCCCACTCTGTAAGAAGATCCTTCCCTTCAGCTTTGGCTCTCGCTTTACTCTCTCTGCTTAGTGAGCTATCAGCCGTGGAGATCCTGGCTGAATGCTGTGCCATGCCAGAGGATATCAACATCATCTGACAGTTCCCACACCCTGCTCTCAGGTATATCCCGCTGCAGCCTGGCACTGGTGTCTAAGGCTCAGGTTTTCCCTATATCAACTACACACCTCTTCACCTTTATAACTGATTGACAGGGAACATTGTCCAGAACACCTCTCATTGTTCTcagctctctcttcctctccttgcTCTCGGTTTTATTTCTGCATTCAAGCCGTGCCAGTGAATCAACCATGCTATTGCTGCCATCTAGTTAGTGAAggtggttttatttatgtacacaTTCTTTTTACAGTTTCTATATATACATCCTGCTAAAAGTGCtgctaaatatattaattaaatggcTGGCAAGGTGTATGCAATTTGACTCAACTTTTCCATTGTCAGACACTTTTCACCAGTCAGGCTACAGGCTGTTAAAGTCACAGTCACAGGACTTTCCAGTAAAACATGTAAACGATTTATTCTCGAGAGCAGAAGCTCTCACGCAGTACACAGTAATCAATGATGTGTCATAACAGTACTTTACATCAGATATAACTatgtaatacacacactgtagaACTACGTGTTAATGTAACTGCCTGCAGCTCAGTGTACAGAGATAACACCCTGTCTTTCTCAGCAGCACCAGCCGAGATGCCTCAGTCTCTTCACTGTGCAAGAAAGGGGATGTCATGGTTACCTGTTCTTGATGAAATTGGGAAAGTGTCTTCGTGGAAACCAGAGAGCATAACCAATGGCCAGCACCCAGAGGATGGAGATTTCATCCAGCATTTGACCTACGTAGCTCAGGGTCATGTGGAAGTAGATGGAGAAGAGGCCTGCAAGAGAAAAGAGAGATGACTATTGACAGAAGGAGTTCAAACAGTGACCATAATAGCTTATATCATAGGGGTGTCCAAATGCAGCCAGGTTAAGGGTGTTGAACATCTCTTTAAAAGAATACAAGGGCAATAATACAAGGACCCAATATATCACATGGATTATATCAGAATACAGTATTATGGTTACACTATGCACTGTATAAGTCTTCTACTTCTTTCTGTGTTTCCAGGTGTATTACTGCCCTGTTTATAATTTCTGAGGCCTTTTAATTGTACCCCAACACCAGTGATATCCACTGGTTATACTTGTATCTTTCAGTGCAGCATCAAACCTTACCTTAGAAGTACTGCGCACTACAAAACTACACCACATCTGCACACAGTCGGATCAATCACGGGAGTTGTGGTAGAAGTCTTAGGTCTGGAGATGCACGGTACAGTAGGGCCTTACCTACAAAGATCATCATGGTCCAAACCAGGTGCACAGCCCAGCTCCTCTCCCTGGCATAAGGGTGCAGCAAGTACAGCATGAGCGGGGAGAAGATGAAGAAGATGAAACTGCTCACCTGAAAAGACCATGCAACACTTGTTACCTCCACAGCCTACTGATCAGTCTACTGATGTGCTCCACATTCCCCTGTACCTGGAGAACTTCTGTTTCTGCTGAGCTGGATACATACAGTCTCTAGCACAGTGATGGTGTTACAAATTTTGTTGTGGGGGACTAGTGACAATAATCTGTAAAAACCTTGTACCCTGCTCCAACAGCCAAGCCTTTTTGCATATGTCTCAACCAATTGAGCTACAAGCCTCATTGTAAGCCTGTTTACCACAAATCGAGGGACCATTCAGTACAGGTTTAATGTTCATGTCTGAAACAGTGACGAAGTAATGTACAGGGCCATTGAATGCTCCAATGTTAGCTCACCTACCTGAGTCCTGTAGCAACACAGCAAGACAAACATTATTGTCAATATACCCCTCGATCTCCCCTTTGTCGCAGCACATGCAAACAGTGACCTACCAAACAATCTTTTGCCACAGGTGTGAATGTAACCAGGCAACAGCCAGGCGCAAAAACACCAGATTGTTTGCTCAGCAGGCTTTACTGGGATCTCTGGCTTTAGGATTAAAGTACCACTACACAGGTGGGAAATTAAATGTTGGGTGACTAATTGCCTTTGATTCATGTTGTGCTGATAATTGGCTTATATTTCTTGCTACAAAATGTCCTTCATTTGACCCTCGCCCTTTAGAGAACCCCAATGCCAAGCCCCCTGATTGGAAATTATGATTGAAACATTATTCTAAAGCATTTTCCACCTGTGCAGATGATTGTGACCACCAATACTCTGACCTCAAACTGTACACAACTGTACTGTACAGTGCCTGCATATACTTTTGTGGTCAAAATCGTGCTGTGCCAGCTTAAGACTGCAATATGCAATATGCAACATGCTACTGACCAGAGAGTCATCTGCATGATCTTAAGTAGCTCCCATTTGCTTCTGAATTGAAATCAATAATGAGCAAAATGTGCATTCCTAATTCAACAACAGTCTGGAGTGATGAAAGAGACCTTTACTCCCTTTATCTCCCTCAGGAGCTCAATGTAAAAAGATTCCAGCAAATTACTTACCAACTGGTAAGCAAAAGATGACAATACATAAAGCTTTGGGGCATTTGAAGTTGAATTTGGTCAGGACTCAAGCAGCTAAGCTTTTGCATTTGCCTAGTAGAATTACATCAGTCTCAatctcttttattattttcatggtATAGAATTCAAATAGTTGCATTTGACAAACCATACCGTGTTGTAATACTCAACCACTGAGTCTGAGTGCCTGTAGTTGTCTTCACACCAGTCCACCTCCGAGCTCTCATAGGCAAACGCCCCCGCCATTTTGCTGCGgaagaacacagacacagtccttTTCACTACTGGGACACCGCACACGCCACAGGCCTGCAGGAGACAGGGCAGAGAAGGGTTTAATTATTCCCATGACAAAATGCAATCACAGCTGTAGCCAACTGTACACAAGTGAGGAATCTGCTCTGTGACAGCCAGTAGGTCCACTCTGTTCAGGGCGATGGGAGGAGGTAGAAACCTGTTGGACAACTCAATTCTTTCACTTTCCACCCACTCTCTCACAGTTGAGAGTACAGGATAGAACTGTTTCTTCGGAATTGTCCTGGGGCTTCACACCAAAACCTGAGTTTTAAACCTTTACGGGGTGATGGTCTCAAAATCTAAATTCCTTTTTTTACAAAGGTTTAGCATGTAAACTGTAGTGTCCCTCTGCCCTGATCCAAGACACtttttttctggattaaaaGGCATCTTCAGATCCCTCCTCAATGTGAAAAATAGCCACATTGAACAAACAGTAGGAATACTACTATTACGTGTCTTCTGagttaatgtaaaacaaaaccccAGACAGAAAGTAAGAATAGCCTATGTGAAGGAAGAATTAAGCATtcaaaaaaataatgtgttataCAAAAGCATTTATTCACCGATCTGATTTACTCCAGATTAATCAATATATTGAATTGAGGGTGAGTACTCCATGGATTTGGGATAACAAATTCAATAGTAATTTCAGTGTGTACTAATACATTCATTCTGATATTATGTTTTTTAGAATTAAATAGGGAATTTCCTCCCAAAATAACTTGATCCCACAGTGTGCACCTGCAACTGCTAGTTATATTACACTTGGATTATatctaaaatatacatatttttcaatataaatCTTTAATTAAACACTGTTCTATGCCCCCCAAGGCCCAGAAcataataaaaccaaaacaacaaaaataagtatAGGCCCTGTTTCAACAGACAGATACTGTTTGATTTGATTGTGGAATTTTGATTGATTTTTGAGTTGCTCTTGAACAATTAATATGATATGATGATTTTA
This sequence is a window from Amia ocellicauda isolate fAmiCal2 chromosome 22, fAmiCal2.hap1, whole genome shotgun sequence. Protein-coding genes within it:
- the acer1 gene encoding alkaline ceramidase 1 isoform X1, which encodes MAGAFAYESSEVDWCEDNYRHSDSVVEYYNTVSSFIFFIFSPLMLYLLHPYARERSWAVHLVWTMMIFVGLFSIYFHMTLSYVGQMLDEISILWVLAIGYALWFPRRHFPNFIKNRSEFSILVFLTTVFSTLSSFAKPTVNAYALNCIALHILYCLGLELKGCTNPKVLRLAWVSVGWWVLAIGCWLSDRFLCNFWKRINFCYLHSIWHILIVVATAHGSTVIAYFDATHEIPYALPEIKYWPRDDWPVGLPYISVKGSSRTQKKC
- the acer1 gene encoding alkaline ceramidase 1 isoform X2 — its product is MAGAFAYESSEVDWCEDNYRHSDSVVEYYNTVSSFIFFIFSPLMLYLLHPYARERSWAVHLVWTMMIFVGLFSIYFHMTLSYVGQMLDEISILWVLAIGYALWFPRRHFPNFIKNSCTNPKVLRLAWVSVGWWVLAIGCWLSDRFLCNFWKRINFCYLHSIWHILIVVATAHGSTVIAYFDATHEIPYALPEIKYWPRDDWPVGLPYISVKGSSRTQKKC